In Pseudoduganella albidiflava, a single window of DNA contains:
- a CDS encoding TonB-dependent receptor — MKKQIKAAMVASLALAPLAMAQQVATAVAAMESGAVDAGSEAAAAAAGPMATVEVATRRTRSSVALKGDEIQKILPGTNPLKALQTLPGVSFQTADPWGNNEQNLSLFVHGFSGQQLGYTMDGVPLGDQQYGNYNGLSPQRAVISENVRGVVLSSGAGDLATASTSNLGGTIETFSSDPLAERNVAVQQTLGSHKTSRTFLRYDSGKIGDASVYVSAMHHEARAWDFHGRQGGDQLNAKFVNDNATGRLTVFFNYSDKIEPNEDSTVHSATEKYQPYTRPFLYPDFQAALNYLSPAGATPPAEGNNYRNYYSDAQREDYLGYVKYDWNINDSTTWSNQVYYHYDDGVGVVAGPIGVAGLPALFAVYYPNQNLKQVFGNSGYATRTTEYRINRTGWLSTLRTEIGDHTLQGGLWFEKNDSQAYRRWYALDVDNPSSPYDRPENPLITQYGSEIDNKVVQLHLQDEWRVRPGLVLQGGFKSSLQFARGMMPVQPKVGAIAGGSRALPEGDIDTKKWFLPQLGARWDITASDQAFVNVQKNMRQFVTYGGGGASPWSLASQSAFDLFKSTAKPETSVTFEGGLRSSRSFSAGPLTGFDGQVSVYHVNFKDRLLTISPTPVISSIIGGNPVLANVGNVKIDGIDLSGTFHFGRTFSFYDAISYNRSKYEDNYLNGAATVPTAGKNIPGSPQWMNKFVASLNLAGVEVQLTGDYVGKRYATYTNDLSVSSYFLMGLGVSGKLPFLDGTWVKNARYRLNVTNLADRRGDLNVVVGAADKTYNTFPIAPRQGFLTLMADFR, encoded by the coding sequence GCTCCTCGGTGGCGCTGAAGGGCGACGAGATCCAGAAGATCCTGCCCGGCACCAATCCGCTGAAGGCGCTGCAGACGCTGCCCGGCGTCAGCTTCCAGACCGCCGACCCGTGGGGCAACAATGAGCAGAACCTGTCGCTGTTCGTGCACGGCTTCTCGGGCCAGCAGCTGGGCTACACGATGGATGGCGTGCCGCTGGGCGACCAGCAATACGGCAACTACAACGGCCTGTCGCCGCAGCGCGCCGTGATCTCGGAAAACGTGCGCGGCGTGGTGCTGTCCTCCGGCGCCGGCGACCTGGCCACCGCGTCCACCAGCAACCTGGGCGGCACCATCGAAACGTTCTCGTCGGACCCGCTGGCCGAGCGCAACGTCGCCGTGCAGCAGACCCTCGGCAGCCACAAGACGTCGCGCACGTTCCTGCGCTATGACTCGGGCAAGATCGGCGACGCCAGCGTGTATGTCTCCGCCATGCACCACGAAGCGCGCGCCTGGGATTTCCACGGCCGCCAGGGCGGCGACCAGCTCAACGCCAAGTTCGTCAACGACAACGCCACCGGCCGCCTCACCGTCTTCTTCAACTACAGCGACAAGATCGAGCCGAACGAGGACAGCACGGTCCACTCGGCCACCGAGAAATACCAGCCGTACACCCGCCCCTTCCTGTACCCGGACTTCCAGGCCGCGCTCAACTACCTGTCGCCGGCCGGTGCCACGCCGCCCGCCGAAGGCAACAACTACCGCAACTACTACAGCGACGCGCAGCGCGAGGATTACCTCGGCTATGTGAAGTACGACTGGAACATCAACGACAGCACCACCTGGTCGAACCAGGTCTACTACCATTACGACGACGGCGTGGGCGTGGTTGCCGGCCCGATCGGCGTGGCCGGCCTGCCCGCGCTGTTCGCCGTCTACTACCCGAACCAGAACCTGAAGCAGGTGTTCGGCAATTCCGGCTATGCCACGCGCACCACGGAATACCGCATCAATCGCACCGGCTGGCTGTCGACGCTGCGCACCGAGATCGGCGACCACACGCTGCAGGGCGGCCTGTGGTTCGAGAAAAATGACTCGCAAGCGTATCGCCGCTGGTACGCGCTGGACGTCGACAACCCCAGCTCGCCCTACGACCGCCCGGAAAATCCGCTGATCACGCAGTACGGCAGCGAGATCGACAACAAGGTGGTCCAGCTGCACCTGCAGGACGAATGGCGCGTGCGCCCCGGCCTGGTGCTGCAGGGCGGCTTCAAGTCCAGCCTGCAGTTCGCCCGCGGCATGATGCCGGTGCAGCCGAAGGTGGGCGCCATCGCCGGCGGTTCCAGGGCACTGCCGGAAGGCGATATCGACACGAAGAAGTGGTTCCTGCCACAGCTGGGCGCACGCTGGGACATCACGGCGAGCGACCAGGCCTTCGTCAACGTGCAGAAGAACATGCGCCAGTTCGTCACCTATGGCGGCGGCGGCGCATCGCCGTGGAGCCTGGCCAGCCAGTCGGCGTTCGACCTGTTCAAGTCCACCGCGAAACCGGAAACCTCGGTCACGTTCGAAGGTGGCCTGCGCAGCAGCCGTTCGTTCAGCGCCGGCCCGCTGACCGGCTTCGATGGCCAGGTCAGCGTCTACCACGTGAACTTCAAGGACCGCCTGCTGACGATCAGCCCGACCCCGGTGATTTCCTCGATCATCGGCGGCAACCCGGTGCTGGCCAACGTGGGCAACGTGAAGATCGACGGCATCGACCTCTCCGGCACGTTCCACTTCGGCCGCACCTTCTCGTTCTACGACGCGATCTCGTACAACCGCTCGAAGTACGAGGACAACTACCTGAATGGCGCGGCCACCGTGCCGACGGCCGGCAAGAACATCCCCGGCAGTCCGCAATGGATGAACAAGTTCGTCGCCTCGCTGAACCTGGCGGGCGTCGAAGTCCAGCTGACGGGCGACTACGTGGGCAAGCGCTACGCGACGTACACCAACGACCTGTCCGTGAGCAGCTACTTCCTGATGGGCCTCGGCGTATCGGGCAAGCTGCCCTTCCTGGACGGCACCTGGGTGAAGAACGCGCGCTATCGCCTCAACGTGACGAACCTGGCCGATCGCCGCGGCGACCTGAACGTCGTCGTGGGCGCGGCCGACAAGACGTACAATACCTTCCCGATCGCCCCGCGGCAGGGGTTCCTCACCTTGATGGCGGACTTCAGATGA